A part of Capsicum annuum cultivar UCD-10X-F1 chromosome 6, UCD10Xv1.1, whole genome shotgun sequence genomic DNA contains:
- the LOC107853100 gene encoding transcription factor MYB4: MGRAPCCEKMGLKKGPWSPQEDNILISYIQNNGHSNWRALPKLAGLLRCGKSCRLRWTNYLRPDIKRGNFSKEEEDTIIQLHENLGNRWSAIAARLPGRTDNEIKNVWHTHLKKKLKNYQPPQNSKRHFKTNHDSKKGPTTESSNNSDFSTSANNTNTHKKHMKIAPNSPVLSSSEMSTVTLVVDDRQRVIIKEEKIESPLEYFPKIDESFWTEELSGEKNNDNDYVMAAGLDQDIQAQIQLSSVKEENLDNTSTKMEEDMDFWYNVFIKTGDFLELPEF, encoded by the exons ATGGGAAGAGCTCCTTGTTGTGAGAAGATGGGGTTGAAGAAAGGGCCATGGAGTCCTCAAGAAGACAACATTCTCATCTCTTACATTCAAAATAATGGTCATTCTAATTGGCGTGCCCTTCCTAAACTTGCTG GATTATTGAGATGCGGGAAGAGTTGCAGACTGCGGTGGACTAATTATTTGCGTCCAGATATAAAAAGGGGAAATTTCAGCAAGGAAGAAGAAGACACCATTATCCAGCTTCATGAAAACCTTGGCAATcg ATGGTCTGCAATAGCAGCAAGATTACCGGGACGAAcggataatgaaataaaaaatgtttGGCACACTCACTTGAAGAAGAAGCTCAAGAATTATCAACCTCCTCAAAATTCCAAAAGACACTTCAAAACTAATCATGATTCCAAAAAGGGTCCTACTACTGAATCATCCAATAATTCTGATTTTAGTACTAGTGCTAATAATACCAACACACATAAAAAACACATGAAAATTGCCCCCAACTCACCAGTACTTTCATCTAGTGAAATGTCAACTGTGACATTAGTAGTCGATGATCGTCAAAGGGTGATTATTaaggaagaaaaaatagagtCGCCATTGGAGTATTTTCCTAAGATCGATGAGAGTTTCTGGACAGAAGAATTGTCAGgggagaaaaataatgataacGACTACGTTATGGCTGCTGGTCTTGATCAAGATATACAAGCTCAAATTCAATTGTCCAGTGTGAAGGAAGAAAATTTGGACAATACTAGTACAAAAATGGAGGAGGATATGGACTTTTGGTACAATGTTTTCATAAAGACTGGGGACTTTCTAGAATTACCGGAATTTTGA